From the Planktothricoides raciborskii GIHE-MW2 genome, the window GAAATTTATACTCTGAAATCATGGATGGTCGATGATCGGGCTCGGTTAATTACAATTTATGGCTTAAGTGGGATGGGGAAAACCGCTTTGATTCTTAAATTAATCTCAGAAATTCAGAGAAAATTTGATTATATTATTTATCGGGGTCTTGAACCTTTGCCTAAACTGGGGAAGCTGAAAGACCACCTGACGCATTTTTTGGCTGAATCCTCAGCCAGTCCCTTGCCAGAAATTATTGATTATTTTCGTTCATCTCGTTGTTTAGTAATCCTGGATAACGTGCAGCATCTTTTTAAACCAGGTCATTTAGCGGGTCATTATTTAGCAGAATATAAAGATTATCATAATTTTTTTCAGCAAGTGGCGACCTCCTCTCATCAAAGTTGTTTGATTTTAAGTAGTTGGGAGAAACCTGGAGATATCGAGACTTTAGAAAAGGAAAACGAGTACACAAAATCCTTAAAGATTGAAGGCTTAGGAGCATCGGCTAAAGATATTTTTAGACAAAAAAAGTTACAATATGAGTCAATCTGGGATGAATTAATCCAGCGATATCAAGGTCATCCGGGTTGGTTAAATATTATCTCGGCAACAATTCTGGAGTTATTTGACGGCAGGGCTGCTCATTTGATTGAAAGAGAGGAGTTGTTTTTAGGTGATATAGAAGCAAAATTAGAGTTTCAGTTAGATCGGTTATCAGAATTAGAAAAAAAGGTGGTTCACTGGTTGGCAATTCAAGATGAGGCGATCGCAATTTCCCAAACCTATGCTAATCTGGAAGTATCTCAAAGTAAATTTTGGCAGATTATGCAATCTTTAAATAGACGCTGTTTAGTAGAAAAAGTCGCCGGACAAGAACCTGCAAAATTTCAGCTAAATTCTATTGTTAAAGCCTATCTAGGGTTTTCATGTTTGATGTAAAGCATCAATCCGGTGCGTTACGGCGGTGAAATGCCGATGATTCTGGTTGATGCCTAATTTTCATCTCACCGCCTAACACACCCTACATTATTTTTATCTCTATAAACCAAGAACAAAGAACCAATAACCAAGAACATGAACAGTGAAGTAACCGCAGGAATTCTCTATATTGTCGCCACACCGATTGGCAATTTGGAAGATATCAGTTTTCGGGCTGTGCGAATTTTGCAGTCAGTAGATTATATTGCGGCGGAAGATACGCGGCATACAGGAAAATTACTGAATCATTTTCAAATTAAAGTGCCGCAAATTAGTTATCACGAACATAACCAAAAACAAAGAATTCCCGAATTGCTGGATAAGTTAAAAGCAGGGAAAAATATTGCGGTAGTCACCGATGCGGGAATGCCGGGAATTTCCGATCCGGGCTATGAAATGGTGACAGCTTGTATTGATGCGGGGGTGAATGTGGTGCCCATTCCGGGGGCAAATGCGGCAATTACTGCTATCAGTGCGGCAGGATTACCCAGCGAAAGATTTGTGTTTGAAGGTTTTTTGCCGACGAAAGGAAAAGAGCGCCAACAGCGATTAGATTTGTTAGAAACTGAGTCCCGGACGATTATTTTATATGAGTCGCCCCACCGCTTAGAGAAAACTTTGGCAGATTTGGCTAATTGTTTAGGAAGCGATCGCCCGATCGCCCTGGGTCGAGAATTAACCAAACTCCATGAAGAATTTTGGCGCGGCACCATTGGAGAGGCATTATCCTACTATCAATCCGTGCCACCGCAAGGGGAATTTACATTAGTTATTGCCGGGAAAAGTGAAGCAACAGAGGAAATTTCTGACACCACCCTGAAAACCGAGTTAGAAAACTTATTAAAACAAGGAATATCCCGCTCTGAAGCTACAAAAATCATGGCCGAACGAACCTCTGTTTCTCGGCGCAAGATT encodes:
- a CDS encoding ATP-binding protein, producing the protein MDIQELSKWTDEQVFAKTGQHLDSLQKSILESVLQYKNFQNIANQNGYSYDHVKKEGAKLWKLLSGVFDEAIEQSNVRAILENKAGSTIYSFGDSSLIISNHNIKKNHVNICRGNPQILEDTEKRSPSVPVPNKVPLVDLTTAPELNYNYGRDSEIYTLKSWMVDDRARLITIYGLSGMGKTALILKLISEIQRKFDYIIYRGLEPLPKLGKLKDHLTHFLAESSASPLPEIIDYFRSSRCLVILDNVQHLFKPGHLAGHYLAEYKDYHNFFQQVATSSHQSCLILSSWEKPGDIETLEKENEYTKSLKIEGLGASAKDIFRQKKLQYESIWDELIQRYQGHPGWLNIISATILELFDGRAAHLIEREELFLGDIEAKLEFQLDRLSELEKKVVHWLAIQDEAIAISQTYANLEVSQSKFWQIMQSLNRRCLVEKVAGQEPAKFQLNSIVKAYLGFSCLM
- the rsmI gene encoding 16S rRNA (cytidine(1402)-2'-O)-methyltransferase, which translates into the protein MNSEVTAGILYIVATPIGNLEDISFRAVRILQSVDYIAAEDTRHTGKLLNHFQIKVPQISYHEHNQKQRIPELLDKLKAGKNIAVVTDAGMPGISDPGYEMVTACIDAGVNVVPIPGANAAITAISAAGLPSERFVFEGFLPTKGKERQQRLDLLETESRTIILYESPHRLEKTLADLANCLGSDRPIALGRELTKLHEEFWRGTIGEALSYYQSVPPQGEFTLVIAGKSEATEEISDTTLKTELENLLKQGISRSEATKIMAERTSVSRRKIYQLALLIPESNEGEND